The proteins below are encoded in one region of Aequorivita iocasae:
- a CDS encoding FMN-binding glutamate synthase family protein, giving the protein MDTFISFVSQIPWWAWVLLFLLIIAIRDVFFNKHHTISHNFPIIGHIRYMLEGIGPELRQYIVANNREELPFNRIERGWIYASAKNENNYEGFGTDRDIYEPNYIFINNSLLPFKVEKDNPNYKNPYFLPCAKVMGSFHKRRRPYRPASVINVSAMSFGSLSARAVESLNKGCALAYCYHNTGEGGLSPYHKTGADVVFHFGTGYFGVRDENGNFSMEKIVKLVNENPQVRAIEVKLSQGAKPGKGGVLPGSKITKEIAEIRHVPLGKDVLSPPTHSAFSGVKGLVEFVEDIAEATGLPVGIKSAVGRLGEWEQLAKIMKETGKGPDFITIDGGEGGTGASPPSFADHVSLPWLFGFAEVYKIFKKLDLCDQIVFIGSGKLGFPARAAMAFSMGADLINVAREAMMSIGCIQAQQCHTNKCPSGVATQNKWLQNGINIEDKSVRAHFYFKNFRKELLEMTHACGYEHPCQFTMDDVDLTVGDKNLIKTLAQSFMYHKCEVPFESMKAISSCNHLGGNYHEKQAKKEVKAMKRENKVRY; this is encoded by the coding sequence ATGGATACCTTTATATCTTTTGTAAGTCAAATTCCTTGGTGGGCTTGGGTTCTTCTTTTTCTTTTAATCATTGCCATTCGGGATGTTTTCTTCAATAAACATCATACTATCAGCCATAACTTTCCTATAATAGGCCACATTCGCTATATGCTTGAGGGTATTGGGCCTGAGCTTAGGCAGTACATAGTAGCGAACAACCGCGAAGAACTTCCTTTCAATAGAATTGAACGCGGTTGGATTTACGCTTCCGCGAAAAACGAAAATAATTATGAAGGCTTCGGGACAGACCGTGATATTTATGAACCGAATTATATTTTTATAAACAATTCCCTACTTCCATTTAAAGTGGAAAAAGATAACCCCAACTATAAAAACCCCTATTTTTTACCATGTGCGAAGGTTATGGGGAGTTTTCATAAACGTCGCCGCCCCTATCGTCCGGCTTCGGTAATCAACGTTTCGGCTATGAGTTTTGGATCGCTTTCAGCGCGAGCGGTAGAGTCTTTGAATAAAGGCTGCGCCCTCGCTTATTGTTATCACAACACGGGCGAAGGAGGACTGTCACCCTATCATAAAACCGGAGCTGATGTGGTTTTTCATTTCGGAACGGGTTACTTTGGCGTACGCGATGAAAACGGAAATTTTTCCATGGAAAAAATTGTGAAGCTCGTTAATGAAAACCCGCAAGTAAGGGCCATTGAGGTAAAACTTTCTCAAGGCGCAAAACCTGGAAAGGGAGGTGTTTTGCCAGGTTCAAAAATTACAAAGGAAATTGCTGAGATTAGACATGTACCCTTAGGGAAAGATGTGCTATCGCCCCCCACCCATTCAGCTTTTAGCGGTGTAAAGGGGTTGGTAGAATTTGTGGAAGACATTGCAGAGGCCACAGGGTTGCCCGTTGGGATTAAATCTGCCGTGGGCCGTTTGGGAGAGTGGGAACAACTTGCCAAAATAATGAAAGAAACCGGCAAAGGGCCGGATTTTATAACAATTGATGGCGGTGAAGGGGGCACCGGCGCATCGCCTCCTAGTTTTGCAGATCATGTTTCCTTACCGTGGCTTTTCGGGTTTGCTGAAGTTTACAAAATTTTTAAAAAACTAGATCTTTGCGATCAAATTGTTTTTATAGGAAGTGGGAAATTAGGTTTTCCAGCTAGAGCCGCAATGGCCTTTTCCATGGGAGCCGATTTAATAAACGTGGCGCGAGAAGCAATGATGAGCATTGGCTGTATTCAAGCCCAACAGTGCCATACCAATAAATGCCCCAGTGGAGTGGCTACACAAAACAAATGGCTACAGAACGGAATAAATATTGAAGATAAGTCAGTTCGCGCACATTTTTATTTCAAGAATTTCAGAAAAGAACTTTTAGAAATGACCCACGCCTGTGGATATGAACATCCGTGCCAATTCACAATGGATGATGTTGACCTGACTGTTGGTGATAAAAATCTCATTAAAACTTTGGCGCAATCCTTTATGTACCACAAATGCGAGGTACCGTTTGAAAGTATGAAGGCAATATCAAGTTGTAATCACCTAGGTGGCAATTACCATGAAAAACAAGCGAAAAAAGAAGTGAAGGCGATGAAAAGAGAAAATAAGGTGCGCTACTGA
- a CDS encoding DUF7935 family protein, whose protein sequence is MEETTQIISYAAYLLPAIVVGIVAYFFFKGHTANEEGRRRYLVQKEAQKQVLPLRLQAYERITLFLERIDPNKLLVRVKPFSDSKDDYETLLVKNIEQEYDHNLTQQIYVTPECWNLVNAAKNATIHAIRQGAMHEKDGNVDKMREVLLQNFMEEVTPSQKAMAYVKKEVGELF, encoded by the coding sequence ATGGAAGAAACAACCCAAATTATTAGTTATGCAGCCTATCTATTGCCCGCAATTGTTGTGGGAATAGTCGCTTATTTTTTCTTTAAAGGCCACACGGCCAATGAAGAGGGCCGCCGAAGGTACTTAGTCCAAAAGGAAGCGCAAAAACAGGTTTTGCCCCTTCGTTTACAGGCTTATGAGCGCATTACGCTTTTTTTGGAGCGCATAGACCCCAATAAACTTTTGGTTCGTGTAAAACCCTTTTCAGATTCCAAAGACGATTATGAAACCTTGTTAGTGAAAAATATTGAACAGGAATATGATCATAACTTAACACAGCAAATTTACGTAACCCCTGAATGTTGGAACCTCGTAAATGCCGCTAAAAATGCTACTATACATGCAATACGCCAAGGAGCAATGCACGAAAAGGATGGAAATGTAGACAAAATGCGGGAAGTATTATTACAGAATTTTATGGAAGAGGTTACTCCATCACAAAAGGCTATGGCATACGTAAAAAAAGAGGTTGGCGAGCTTTTTTAA
- a CDS encoding response regulator transcription factor — protein sequence MSYSVVVVDDHFLLSQAIGGLVQEFKNFNVLFLCKNGKELLDKLATPKNIPDLVLMDIKMPILNGIETTEILKKKYPKVKVLALSIEEDEYTILKMLRAGASGYLMKDTKKDILEKALSEVMQKGYYYTNTVSQILIESLENEIDTDLKEKEIEFIKLACTDLSYKEIAEAMSCSYKTVEGYRDSVHKKLKIKSRIGLVLFAIHHNLFTP from the coding sequence ATGAGTTATTCCGTAGTAGTAGTAGACGATCATTTCTTGCTCTCCCAAGCCATAGGTGGATTGGTTCAAGAATTTAAAAATTTTAATGTGCTTTTTTTATGCAAAAACGGCAAGGAACTGCTTGATAAACTTGCTACTCCAAAAAACATTCCAGATTTGGTTCTTATGGATATAAAGATGCCTATTTTAAACGGAATTGAAACAACTGAGATTCTCAAGAAAAAATATCCGAAAGTAAAAGTACTGGCCCTTTCCATAGAGGAAGATGAATATACCATCCTGAAAATGCTAAGGGCCGGAGCTAGCGGGTATTTAATGAAGGATACAAAAAAAGATATTCTTGAAAAAGCCTTAAGTGAAGTAATGCAAAAGGGGTACTATTACACAAATACTGTTTCACAAATTCTTATTGAATCTTTGGAAAATGAAATAGACACAGATTTAAAAGAAAAGGAAATTGAATTCATAAAACTTGCTTGTACCGATCTCAGCTACAAAGAAATTGCTGAAGCCATGTCCTGCAGCTATAAAACCGTGGAAGGCTATAGAGATTCTGTTCACAAAAAGCTAAAAATTAAAAGCAGAATCGGGCTTGTACTCTTTGCTATACATCACAATCTTTTCACACCTTAA
- a CDS encoding sensor histidine kinase: protein MDEKEIIIIAAIAIPITLVIIVIVLFSVFSRRKNRLLQEQEKAKKAFDRELAESQIEIREETLRNISWELHDNIGQLMTLAKIQAQMAQERPEMLNEVSETIGNGIDELRALSKLINPEALKSLSLQEAVSLEIERFNRLKFIAAELKVQGTVRPIESNTQIILFRILQEFFSNTIKHSRASTLKVVLNYADKYLIISAEDNGVGFDKTDDFMGIGLKNMKTRAQLINSTLKINSVKDQGTALHLKYNFV, encoded by the coding sequence ATGGATGAAAAAGAAATCATAATAATTGCGGCAATAGCCATTCCGATAACTTTAGTAATTATTGTTATCGTACTCTTCAGTGTTTTTTCGCGTAGAAAAAACCGTTTGTTGCAGGAGCAGGAAAAAGCAAAAAAAGCATTCGACCGCGAATTGGCAGAATCACAAATAGAGATTCGCGAGGAAACTTTGCGAAATATTAGTTGGGAACTGCACGATAATATTGGGCAGTTGATGACCTTGGCCAAAATACAAGCCCAAATGGCACAAGAAAGACCCGAAATGCTAAATGAAGTTTCTGAAACAATAGGCAATGGCATTGATGAATTGCGGGCGCTTTCAAAATTGATAAACCCGGAAGCACTAAAAAGCCTTAGCCTACAAGAAGCTGTAAGCCTGGAAATAGAGCGATTCAACAGGCTTAAATTTATTGCTGCTGAATTAAAGGTTCAAGGAACTGTAAGGCCCATTGAGAGTAATACACAGATTATTCTTTTTAGAATATTGCAGGAATTTTTTTCAAATACGATAAAGCATTCCAGAGCTTCGACATTAAAGGTAGTTCTGAATTATGCTGATAAATATTTGATTATTTCTGCAGAAGATAATGGAGTGGGTTTTGATAAAACTGATGATTTTATGGGAATTGGACTTAAAAACATGAAAACGCGTGCCCAATTGATCAATTCAACATTGAAAATCAATTCTGTAAAAGACCAAGGCACAGCACTGCACCTTAAATATAATTTTGTGTGA
- a CDS encoding patatin-like phospholipase family protein has product MRALVISGGGSKGAFAGGVAQYLMEKLHHNYDLFVGTSTGSLLISHLALDKVEKIKEVYTSVNQKSIFNSCPFVIKEDKFGGKQIAIDHFTVLRNFLKGKKTFGESLNLRKLIENTFTEIEFNNLKASKKEVVVTVSNLSLNQVEYKSVNDFEYQDFLDWIWISSNFTPFMSLVKKDGCEYADGGFGSMVPIEEAINRGATHIDIIVLETEITYYNRLPSKNVFSLLINMHNYMADRIEKQNIRIGKFVATNKDVIINLYYTPTVLTTNSLIFDKKMMTKWWELGFRYADQKNNALNEIRTKDD; this is encoded by the coding sequence ATGAGGGCGTTGGTAATATCTGGGGGAGGTAGCAAAGGTGCTTTTGCGGGCGGCGTGGCACAGTATTTAATGGAGAAACTGCACCACAATTACGATCTTTTTGTAGGTACCTCAACTGGCAGTTTGCTCATTTCCCATTTGGCGCTGGACAAGGTGGAAAAAATTAAGGAAGTTTATACTTCGGTTAACCAAAAAAGTATTTTTAATAGTTGCCCCTTTGTGATAAAGGAAGATAAGTTTGGCGGCAAGCAGATTGCCATCGACCATTTTACGGTACTGCGAAATTTTTTGAAAGGAAAGAAAACCTTTGGCGAAAGCTTAAATTTACGAAAGCTAATTGAAAATACTTTTACCGAAATCGAATTCAATAACCTGAAAGCTTCGAAAAAGGAAGTGGTTGTAACAGTTTCAAACCTTTCACTGAACCAAGTGGAATATAAAAGTGTGAATGATTTTGAGTATCAGGATTTTTTGGACTGGATCTGGATTTCTTCAAATTTTACCCCTTTTATGAGTCTTGTAAAAAAGGACGGCTGTGAGTATGCCGATGGCGGTTTTGGAAGCATGGTTCCCATTGAAGAGGCGATTAACCGTGGCGCAACCCATATTGATATAATTGTCTTGGAGACCGAGATTACCTATTACAACCGGCTTCCATCAAAAAATGTTTTTTCGTTGCTTATCAATATGCATAATTATATGGCGGACCGTATTGAGAAACAGAACATCCGTATAGGAAAATTTGTCGCCACCAATAAAGATGTTATTATCAATCTTTATTATACCCCAACGGTTTTGACTACAAATTCTTTGATATTTGATAAGAAAATGATGACAAAGTGGTGGGAACTCGGCTTTCGATATGCTGACCAGAAAAATAATGCATTAAACGAAATTCGCACAAAAGACGATTGA
- a CDS encoding M1 family metallopeptidase, translated as MNKFLFALFFSSVTAFAQQTDVVDFLRIEALIRPDVVEKKIAGRFVATFEVLKETDSIFMDAVNIKIDEIKSKVFKISADEKKIWFVGKFEKEKTYVADFYYEMKPKQTLYFFGDEIWTQGQGKYTSHWLPSIDDVNDKIEFDLVLFAQADNAIIANGKLMDLGEIPEARHFDMKNPMSSYLVAFAIGDFNKKELVSNSGIPIELYYKPQDSLKVEPTYRYSKQIFDFLEREIGVAYPWQNYKQVPLRDFLYAGMENTTATFFSEAFVVDSIGFNDRNYVNVNAHELAHQWFGDMVTETANEDHWLQEGFATYYALLAERDIFGEDYYYWQLYQSAEQLKAMSDEGKGESLLNPKASSLTFYQKGAWALHILRERIGDEAFKTAIKNYLEKYKFKNVSTDDFLNEVKAVSQTDISDFEKDWLQQAAFKAEEAYQSLLKSSFIKKYFENAALRATPLADKKIQLKAALTFPNDFIGQEAVYQLAEEPLSETLPLYKIAFESNNLYVRQAVALSLQTIPKELQSEYENLLNDASYVTIETALYQLWMQFPEKRTEYLNKTKGIEGFQNKNIRQLWLALALLTDNYEMSEKENYLKELKNYTSTDYSFEIREKAFEYVNELQLWDLETLKNLVEATVHPTWRFAKSSKALMNSLLQNEKYHEQLRVLGRQVSEKAANYLNSTIKE; from the coding sequence ATGAATAAATTTCTTTTTGCGCTTTTCTTTTCAAGTGTAACAGCTTTTGCACAGCAGACCGATGTTGTGGATTTTTTGAGGATTGAGGCTTTAATTAGGCCCGATGTTGTGGAAAAAAAAATAGCAGGTCGATTTGTGGCCACATTTGAAGTGCTGAAAGAAACCGATTCCATTTTTATGGATGCAGTAAATATTAAAATCGACGAAATTAAGAGTAAAGTATTCAAAATATCTGCTGATGAAAAGAAGATTTGGTTTGTTGGTAAATTTGAAAAAGAGAAAACTTACGTAGCAGATTTTTATTATGAGATGAAACCAAAGCAAACCCTTTACTTTTTTGGTGATGAGATTTGGACACAAGGACAGGGAAAATATACTTCACATTGGTTGCCAAGTATTGATGATGTTAATGATAAAATTGAGTTTGATTTAGTTCTATTTGCTCAAGCTGATAATGCTATAATTGCAAATGGTAAATTAATGGATTTAGGTGAGATTCCTGAGGCACGACATTTCGATATGAAAAACCCCATGTCCAGCTATTTGGTAGCCTTCGCAATTGGTGATTTCAATAAAAAAGAGCTCGTTTCAAATTCCGGAATCCCTATTGAATTGTATTACAAACCTCAAGATTCACTAAAAGTAGAACCAACCTATCGCTACAGCAAACAGATTTTCGATTTTTTGGAAAGGGAGATCGGCGTTGCTTATCCTTGGCAAAATTACAAACAGGTGCCCTTGCGCGATTTTCTGTATGCCGGAATGGAAAACACCACCGCCACCTTCTTTTCCGAAGCCTTTGTGGTGGATTCCATAGGGTTTAACGATAGAAATTACGTAAACGTAAACGCTCACGAGCTTGCCCACCAATGGTTTGGCGATATGGTTACCGAAACCGCAAATGAAGACCATTGGCTGCAGGAAGGTTTTGCGACCTATTACGCACTTTTGGCCGAGAGAGATATATTTGGGGAAGACTATTATTACTGGCAATTGTACCAATCCGCCGAGCAGCTAAAGGCAATGAGCGATGAGGGCAAGGGCGAATCGCTTTTAAATCCCAAAGCAAGTTCGCTAACTTTTTACCAAAAAGGAGCGTGGGCGCTTCATATTTTGCGGGAAAGGATAGGGGACGAGGCTTTTAAAACAGCAATCAAAAACTATCTTGAAAAATATAAATTCAAAAATGTTTCTACCGATGATTTTTTGAATGAAGTGAAAGCTGTCTCACAAACTGATATTTCAGATTTTGAGAAGGATTGGTTACAACAGGCCGCTTTTAAAGCAGAAGAAGCTTATCAATCATTACTGAAATCTTCATTTATCAAAAAATATTTTGAAAATGCTGCGCTTCGCGCAACGCCTTTGGCAGATAAAAAAATCCAGCTAAAAGCTGCGCTCACCTTTCCGAATGATTTTATTGGCCAGGAAGCGGTTTATCAATTGGCGGAGGAGCCGCTTTCTGAAACACTTCCGCTTTACAAGATAGCTTTTGAAAGTAACAATTTGTATGTTCGTCAAGCTGTTGCGCTTTCGTTGCAAACCATTCCAAAAGAACTTCAATCGGAATATGAGAATCTGCTAAACGATGCTTCCTATGTTACAATAGAAACCGCGCTGTATCAATTGTGGATGCAATTTCCAGAGAAAAGAACCGAATATCTCAACAAAACAAAAGGAATTGAGGGTTTTCAGAATAAAAATATTCGGCAGTTGTGGCTCGCTTTGGCATTACTTACGGATAACTATGAAATGTCTGAAAAAGAGAATTATTTAAAGGAATTGAAGAATTATACTTCCACAGATTACAGTTTTGAAATTCGCGAAAAGGCTTTTGAGTATGTAAACGAACTTCAGCTTTGGGATTTGGAAACACTTAAAAATCTTGTGGAAGCAACGGTTCACCCAACTTGGCGTTTTGCAAAATCATCAAAGGCATTAATGAATAGTTTGCTTCAAAATGAAAAGTATCATGAACAGTTGCGGGTTTTGGGTCGGCAGGTTTCAGAAAAGGCGGCCAATTATTTAAATTCAACCATAAAGGAATGA
- the recG gene encoding ATP-dependent DNA helicase RecG — protein MNANFLQTPIDYLKGVGPNRADLLKKELGIHTFQDLLNLFPNRYLDRTQYYKIAQLQQTNAEVQIIGKITHIKTVEQKRGKRLVATFIDETGSIELVWFRGQKWIRENLKLNVPYVIFGKTNYFNNSFSMPHPEMELLEAHEKSIRSAMQPVYPSTEKLGNSGITNRVINGLMQQLFLESKNAFAETLSKPLLEQLKLASKKEALFNIHFPKSQAHLARAQYRLKFEELFYIQLQLIRKNLIHKSKIKGYTFDKIGHNFNTFFSEHLPFELTEAQKRVIKEIRNDLGSNAQMNRLLQGDVGSGKTIVALMSMLIAIDNGFQACLMAPTEILSVQHYNGLIEMCNNLNTSIELLTGSTKTSKRKEIHEKLENGALNILIGTHALLEDKVKFKNLGLAIVDEQHRFGVEQRSKLWHKNEYPPHVLVMTATPIPRTLAMSIYGDLDISVIDELPPGRKDIKTVHRFDANRLKVFRFIRDEISKGRQVYIVYPLIQESETMDYKDLMDGYESIVREFPQPKYQVSILHGQMKPADKDYEMNRFVKGETQIMVATTVIEVGVNVPNASVMIIESAERFGLSQLHQLRGRVGRGAEQSYCILMTSHKLSADAKTRLETMVRTSDGFEIAEVDLKLRGPGDMMGTQQSGVLNLRIADIVKDSEILKIARSYAAQTLKGDPNLTSEENIPIKNTYAQLVKYRNIWNYIS, from the coding sequence ATGAATGCCAATTTCCTGCAAACTCCTATCGACTATCTTAAAGGCGTCGGCCCCAACCGGGCTGATTTGCTTAAAAAGGAGCTTGGCATCCACACCTTTCAGGATTTGCTGAATCTTTTTCCCAATCGTTATCTCGATAGAACGCAGTATTACAAAATAGCGCAATTACAGCAAACAAATGCCGAAGTTCAGATTATTGGAAAAATCACACATATAAAAACGGTTGAACAAAAACGTGGAAAACGTTTGGTCGCTACTTTTATTGATGAAACCGGCAGTATTGAACTTGTTTGGTTTCGTGGGCAAAAGTGGATTCGGGAGAATTTAAAGTTGAACGTTCCCTACGTAATCTTCGGAAAAACGAATTATTTCAACAATAGTTTCTCCATGCCGCACCCCGAAATGGAATTGCTGGAGGCACATGAAAAAAGTATCCGTTCTGCCATGCAACCTGTCTATCCTTCCACCGAAAAATTGGGGAACAGCGGCATCACAAATCGAGTGATAAATGGGCTAATGCAACAGCTTTTTTTGGAGAGCAAAAATGCCTTCGCCGAGACCCTCTCAAAACCCCTTTTGGAACAGTTGAAATTAGCCTCAAAAAAGGAGGCACTTTTTAACATACATTTTCCGAAAAGTCAAGCGCATTTGGCACGTGCCCAGTACCGATTAAAATTTGAGGAATTGTTCTATATCCAACTGCAATTAATTCGGAAAAACCTCATCCATAAATCGAAAATTAAGGGTTACACTTTTGATAAAATTGGGCACAATTTCAACACGTTTTTTTCGGAACATTTGCCCTTTGAATTGACCGAAGCGCAGAAGCGGGTGATCAAAGAAATCCGCAACGATTTAGGAAGCAATGCACAAATGAACCGACTTTTACAGGGCGATGTGGGTTCTGGGAAGACCATAGTAGCGCTAATGTCAATGTTAATAGCTATTGACAATGGTTTTCAAGCTTGTTTAATGGCCCCAACTGAAATTTTGTCAGTCCAGCATTATAACGGTTTAATTGAAATGTGCAATAATCTGAATACCAGTATTGAATTGCTTACTGGTTCAACTAAAACTTCAAAAAGGAAGGAAATTCATGAAAAACTCGAAAACGGCGCATTAAACATCCTAATTGGCACCCATGCACTGCTCGAAGATAAGGTAAAATTCAAAAATCTGGGGCTTGCAATTGTGGACGAACAACATCGTTTTGGAGTGGAACAACGCAGCAAATTATGGCACAAAAACGAATATCCGCCACACGTACTTGTTATGACCGCCACCCCCATCCCCCGCACCCTCGCCATGAGCATTTATGGCGACCTCGATATTAGCGTAATTGATGAACTTCCACCGGGCAGAAAAGACATCAAAACCGTGCACCGTTTTGATGCGAATAGACTGAAGGTTTTTAGGTTTATAAGAGACGAAATTTCCAAGGGCCGACAGGTGTATATTGTTTACCCATTGATACAGGAAAGTGAAACGATGGACTATAAAGATTTGATGGATGGATATGAAAGTATTGTGCGCGAATTTCCACAACCAAAATATCAGGTTTCTATTCTTCACGGACAGATGAAACCAGCCGATAAGGATTATGAGATGAACCGTTTTGTAAAAGGCGAAACACAAATTATGGTTGCCACAACCGTTATTGAGGTTGGCGTAAATGTGCCAAACGCCAGCGTGATGATTATTGAAAGTGCCGAACGCTTCGGCTTATCACAGCTGCACCAATTACGTGGCCGTGTGGGACGTGGTGCGGAACAGAGTTATTGTATTTTAATGACCAGCCATAAACTTTCAGCAGATGCCAAAACCCGTTTGGAAACCATGGTGCGCACAAGCGATGGCTTTGAAATTGCCGAAGTGGATTTAAAACTACGTGGCCCTGGTGATATGATGGGTACACAACAGAGCGGTGTGCTAAACCTTCGCATTGCAGACATAGTAAAGGATAGCGAGATATTGAAGATTGCCCGAAGTTATGCTGCCCAAACCCTCAAGGGAGACCCTAATCTTACTTCCGAAGAAAATATTCCTATAAAAAACACCTATGCCCAACTCGTGAAGTATCGGAATATCTGGAATTATATTTCGTGA
- a CDS encoding DUF2490 domain-containing protein: MKNYLFLLMLLLPFSSIAQDSNFGNWIIYFGNKKIDNKWNWHHEVQYRNYNAIGDLEQLLLRTGFGYNLTENNNNLLLGYGYILSENYIANTDEKNSINEHRIYQQFITRQKIARVGVQHRYRFEQRFVEDDFKLRFRYFLGLNVPLNNAELIEKTIYLSAYNEIFLNTKNTVFDRNRLYSGLGYKLNNSLKFEIGYMNQFLAGGNNRDQLNLITSFNF, from the coding sequence ATGAAGAACTATCTTTTTTTATTGATGTTACTATTGCCTTTTTCTTCTATTGCTCAGGACAGTAATTTTGGAAACTGGATTATTTATTTCGGAAACAAGAAAATAGATAATAAATGGAATTGGCACCATGAAGTTCAATACCGAAACTACAATGCTATAGGAGACTTGGAACAGTTGTTATTGAGAACGGGCTTTGGCTATAACCTTACCGAAAACAATAACAATCTATTGTTGGGGTATGGATATATTTTGAGCGAAAATTATATAGCAAACACAGACGAGAAAAATTCAATAAACGAACACAGAATTTACCAACAGTTTATTACCCGCCAAAAGATAGCCCGTGTGGGAGTACAGCACCGATATAGGTTTGAGCAGCGCTTTGTGGAAGATGATTTTAAACTTCGCTTTCGCTATTTTTTGGGACTGAATGTACCATTGAATAATGCCGAATTGATTGAAAAAACCATTTACCTATCTGCCTACAATGAAATTTTTCTTAACACTAAAAATACAGTTTTTGACAGAAACAGACTATACTCTGGCTTGGGCTATAAGCTGAATAACTCATTAAAGTTTGAAATTGGTTATATGAACCAGTTTTTAGCAGGCGGAAATAACAGAGATCAGCTTAACCTAATCACCTCTTTTAATTTTTAA